A genomic region of Methanothermobacter sp. CaT2 contains the following coding sequences:
- a CDS encoding deoxyhypusine synthase, translating to MNVNHMNIKPDMKAGDLIREMGRSGVLGAGRVHRAAGLLREMIDDSEMALFMSVAGPLVPGGMRGIIRDLIDQKVISALITSGANLTHDLLEAFGGAHYREYGFDDERLHEEGIGRIGDIYTRSEDFEVFEARMQDIFSSIFKSKPHISIQELIDEIGAHLKDEMSIIRTAHLRGVPIYAPGIIDSMLGLQLWMYTQDNRVCLDAVRDMHSLSDLVFSYERIGAVILGGGLPKHYTLASTLLRGGVDAAIQITMDRSETGSLSGAPLEEAKSWAKAQAGSNLVTVVGDATALFPLILSAALSDGD from the coding sequence TTGAATGTGAATCATATGAATATAAAACCCGACATGAAGGCAGGGGACCTTATAAGGGAGATGGGGCGTTCAGGGGTCCTTGGAGCAGGCAGGGTCCACAGGGCAGCAGGACTGCTCCGTGAGATGATTGATGACAGTGAAATGGCATTATTCATGAGTGTTGCAGGACCACTGGTGCCTGGCGGGATGAGGGGGATCATAAGGGATCTCATAGATCAGAAGGTTATATCAGCACTCATAACAAGCGGGGCTAACCTTACACATGACCTCCTTGAGGCCTTTGGAGGGGCCCATTACAGGGAATATGGATTCGATGATGAAAGGCTTCATGAGGAGGGGATAGGCCGTATAGGTGACATATACACAAGGTCAGAGGACTTTGAGGTCTTTGAAGCCAGGATGCAGGACATATTTTCATCCATATTCAAATCAAAACCCCATATTTCAATTCAGGAGCTCATTGACGAGATAGGGGCACATCTGAAGGATGAGATGTCCATCATAAGAACGGCCCACCTGAGGGGTGTTCCCATTTATGCCCCGGGGATCATCGACAGCATGCTTGGCCTCCAGCTCTGGATGTACACACAGGACAACAGGGTATGCCTAGATGCTGTGAGGGATATGCACAGCCTCTCTGACCTTGTATTCAGCTATGAGAGGATAGGGGCTGTTATACTTGGAGGGGGACTTCCAAAGCATTATACACTGGCATCCACACTCCTAAGGGGTGGTGTGGATGCTGCGATCCAGATAACCATGGATCGAAGTGAAACCGGAAGCCTCAGCGGCGCCCCCCTTGAGGAGGCCAAGTCTTGGGCCAAGGCACAGGCTGGTTCGAATCTTGTAACGGTGGTTGGGGATGCAACGGCCCTGTTTCCACTTATACTTTCAGCTGCACTCTCTGATGGGGATTGA
- a CDS encoding energy-coupling factor ABC transporter substrate-binding protein, producing MDKRHIIMLIAVAVIAITPLVIYSGLGEDQGYFGGADDSAGEAISETGYKPWFQPIWEPPSGEIKSLLFALQAAIGALIIGYVFGYYRGRGESPE from the coding sequence ATGGATAAAAGACACATCATAATGCTCATTGCAGTTGCGGTGATTGCCATCACACCCCTTGTGATCTACAGTGGACTTGGAGAGGATCAGGGATACTTTGGAGGGGCAGATGACAGTGCCGGTGAGGCAATATCTGAGACAGGGTATAAACCCTGGTTCCAGCCCATATGGGAGCCACCAAGCGGTGAGATAAAGAGTCTCCTATTCGCGCTCCAGGCCGCCATAGGTGCCCTCATAATAGGATACGTCTTTGGCTACTACAGGGGGAGGGGAGAATCCCCTGAATAA
- the cbiQ gene encoding cobalt ECF transporter T component CbiQ produces the protein MNISVDHYAHTNGLRNASPGFKMALAIITMLISVLSPNPVIPLIIAFLMTLLILFAADIPASYYLRFAAIPVGFGVLTLVLMALFFGVNPLVTFMGLRIYSDGLQTGILVFSRILGGFSCLAFLALTTPLNEVFHELGRLGLPAAFTEIALLMYRSIFVFLEEASVMYNAQDSRLGYSGVKNSYRSLGLLAGNLFIRSWLRGETVYRSMEARCYQGTMPSIRRQPIGAREAVMIALFDGLLLMGLLFTSKGVIFY, from the coding sequence ATGAACATATCTGTTGACCACTATGCACATACCAATGGCCTCAGAAACGCGAGCCCAGGCTTTAAGATGGCCCTGGCCATTATCACAATGCTCATTTCAGTCCTATCACCAAACCCTGTTATACCCCTCATCATAGCATTTTTAATGACACTCCTGATTCTCTTTGCAGCAGATATACCTGCCTCATACTACCTGCGGTTCGCCGCCATCCCTGTGGGATTCGGTGTCCTGACACTTGTGCTCATGGCATTATTCTTTGGTGTGAACCCGCTTGTAACATTCATGGGCCTAAGGATCTACAGTGACGGCCTGCAGACGGGTATTCTAGTCTTCTCGAGGATACTTGGCGGGTTTTCATGTCTCGCCTTTCTTGCACTCACCACACCCCTCAATGAGGTCTTCCATGAACTTGGAAGGCTGGGTCTTCCAGCGGCCTTCACTGAGATAGCCCTCCTCATGTACAGGTCCATATTTGTTTTCCTTGAGGAGGCGTCAGTGATGTACAATGCCCAGGATTCAAGGCTAGGCTACAGTGGTGTTAAAAATTCCTACAGGTCCCTGGGGCTCCTTGCAGGCAACCTCTTTATAAGGTCCTGGCTTAGGGGTGAGACGGTGTACCGTTCCATGGAGGCGAGGTGCTATCAGGGGACAATGCCATCCATCAGAAGGCAGCCCATTGGAGCCCGTGAAGCGGTTATGATAGCATTATTTGATGGTTTACTTTTAATGGGGCTTCTTTTCACATCAAAGGGTGTCATCTTCTACTGA
- a CDS encoding glycosyltransferase family 2 protein: MPMVPGNFTVVVPAYNEEKTIEDVLTALLERGYRVLVVDDGSRDSTPEILKRMSSRNDRISVYTHVINRGLGAALRTGLRAALKEGADYVVTFDADGQHDPDDIERVLKPLLEGSADVVIGRRDFEDMPLSRNLGNTIMNLLTLLFYGCRVSDSQSGLRAFTSRAASLIDIKSRGYGVSSEIIGEIRRNGLRMREVTIRTIYTPETIAKGTSTSVGIRILLRLLLNIFRKI; the protein is encoded by the coding sequence ATGCCGATGGTACCAGGGAATTTCACTGTGGTTGTACCGGCCTATAATGAGGAGAAGACCATAGAGGATGTCCTGACAGCCCTCCTTGAAAGGGGTTACAGGGTTCTGGTGGTTGACGACGGCTCAAGGGATTCAACTCCAGAGATACTCAAAAGGATGTCCTCCAGGAATGACAGGATATCTGTCTATACCCACGTCATAAACAGGGGCCTCGGGGCGGCCCTCAGGACGGGCCTCAGGGCTGCCCTGAAGGAGGGGGCAGACTACGTGGTGACCTTCGATGCCGATGGGCAGCATGACCCCGACGACATTGAAAGGGTCTTAAAACCCCTCCTGGAGGGTTCTGCAGATGTGGTTATTGGAAGGAGAGATTTCGAGGATATGCCCCTCTCAAGAAACCTTGGAAACACCATAATGAACCTTCTTACCCTCCTTTTCTATGGGTGCAGGGTTTCGGATTCCCAGTCAGGTCTCCGGGCATTCACATCCAGGGCAGCATCACTTATTGATATAAAAAGCAGGGGCTATGGTGTTTCATCAGAGATCATCGGGGAGATCCGCAGGAATGGCCTCAGAATGCGTGAGGTTACCATAAGGACCATATACACGCCTGAAACAATTGCCAAGGGGACAAGCACATCGGTGGGTATAAGGATACTCCTGAGGCTCCTGCTCAATATATTCCGGAAGATTTAG
- a CDS encoding ATP-binding cassette domain-containing protein, translating to MKIIEAVNIRYTYPDGTEALKGIDFHAKKGEVVALLGPNGAGKSTLFLHFNGILQPTSGKVLVDGKEIDYSKSGLIEVRQKVGIVFQNPDDQLFAPRVDEDVAFGPLNMGLDEDEVEERVNDSLRKVGMSGYEDRPPHHLSGGEKKRVAIAGILAMKPDIMILDEPTSGLDPRGASQILRLLHELNEEGMTIIISTHDVDLAPLYSDRIYIISGGEIISEGTPGDVFSDIDTIRGANLRLPRIAHLVEILQKEDDLPFRGPYPLTIGEARRKLREQLK from the coding sequence ATGAAGATTATTGAGGCAGTAAATATCAGGTACACCTACCCGGATGGCACCGAGGCGCTGAAGGGTATAGATTTCCATGCAAAAAAGGGTGAGGTCGTGGCCCTTCTCGGCCCCAACGGCGCAGGAAAGTCCACACTCTTCCTTCACTTCAACGGCATACTGCAGCCAACCAGCGGGAAGGTACTGGTAGATGGGAAAGAAATCGACTACAGCAAATCAGGTCTCATAGAAGTCAGGCAGAAGGTTGGAATTGTATTCCAGAATCCTGATGACCAGCTGTTCGCACCAAGGGTTGACGAGGACGTTGCATTTGGACCCCTCAATATGGGACTTGATGAGGACGAGGTTGAGGAGAGGGTTAATGACTCCCTCCGGAAGGTGGGAATGTCCGGCTATGAGGACAGACCCCCCCACCACCTGAGCGGGGGTGAGAAGAAGAGGGTTGCAATAGCAGGTATACTCGCCATGAAACCTGACATAATGATACTTGATGAGCCAACCTCTGGCCTTGACCCCCGCGGGGCATCGCAGATACTCAGACTCCTCCATGAGCTGAATGAGGAGGGCATGACCATAATCATATCCACCCATGATGTTGACCTGGCACCCCTCTACTCTGACCGGATATACATAATAAGCGGGGGAGAGATAATAAGTGAGGGAACACCTGGAGATGTTTTCTCAGATATAGATACCATAAGGGGCGCCAACCTCCGTCTTCCAAGGATAGCGCATCTGGTGGAGATACTTCAGAAGGAGGATGACCTCCCGTTCAGGGGACCATACCCCCTCACCATAGGGGAGGCCAGGAGAAAACTCCGTGAACAGCTGAAATAG
- the pyrF gene encoding orotidine-5'-phosphate decarboxylase, which produces MKIKNRLILAMDLMDPGEALRVTGEVAEYIDTVKIGYPLVLSAGIEVIGDFRENFGCRVIADFKVADIPETNEKICRATFRAGADAVIVHGFTGADSVTACLDVADEMKREIFLLTEMSHPGAEMFIQKSADRIAEMGVELGVKNYVGPSTRIERLSRIREIIGPEAFLISPGVGAQGGDPSETLKFADAVIVGRSIYLAEDPAAAAGEILDSIRSR; this is translated from the coding sequence ATGAAAATCAAAAACAGACTCATCCTTGCAATGGACCTCATGGACCCCGGTGAAGCCCTCCGGGTCACAGGAGAGGTCGCCGAATACATTGACACGGTAAAGATAGGTTACCCCCTGGTACTCTCTGCAGGTATTGAGGTTATCGGGGACTTCAGGGAGAACTTTGGGTGCAGGGTTATAGCCGATTTCAAGGTGGCGGATATACCTGAAACCAATGAGAAGATATGCAGGGCCACCTTCAGGGCAGGGGCCGATGCTGTGATAGTACATGGATTCACAGGTGCAGATAGTGTAACTGCATGCCTGGATGTTGCAGATGAAATGAAAAGAGAAATCTTCCTGCTGACAGAGATGTCACATCCAGGTGCAGAGATGTTCATACAGAAATCTGCAGATAGAATAGCAGAGATGGGAGTTGAACTGGGTGTTAAAAACTATGTGGGCCCCTCCACAAGGATAGAGAGGCTTTCAAGAATCAGGGAGATCATTGGCCCCGAAGCATTCCTCATATCCCCCGGTGTGGGTGCCCAGGGTGGAGACCCCTCTGAAACACTGAAATTTGCAGATGCTGTGATCGTTGGAAGGTCAATCTACCTTGCAGAGGACCCCGCTGCTGCTGCAGGTGAGATTCTGGATTCAATAAGAAGTAGATGA
- the ribC gene encoding riboflavin synthase yields MKVGICDTTFARYDMGGAAIDELKKHATGIKIIRRTVPGIKDLPVACKKLIEEEGCEMVMALGMPGPEEKDKVCAHEASTGLIQVQLMTNTHILEVFVHEDEEDDPEDLKVLADNRAREHARNLIMMLFRPERLTRDAGMGMREGKPDVGPL; encoded by the coding sequence ATAAAGGTCGGGATCTGTGACACAACCTTTGCAAGGTATGACATGGGTGGCGCAGCCATCGATGAACTTAAAAAGCATGCCACAGGTATAAAGATCATAAGGAGAACCGTCCCTGGGATAAAGGACCTTCCGGTGGCCTGCAAGAAACTGATCGAGGAGGAGGGCTGTGAGATGGTCATGGCCCTCGGGATGCCCGGTCCAGAGGAGAAGGATAAGGTATGTGCCCATGAGGCATCCACTGGCCTCATACAGGTCCAGCTCATGACAAACACCCATATACTTGAGGTATTTGTCCATGAGGACGAGGAGGATGACCCCGAGGATCTAAAGGTCCTTGCAGATAACAGGGCAAGGGAACATGCCCGGAACCTCATCATGATGCTCTTCAGGCCAGAGAGGCTGACACGTGATGCAGGGATGGGTATGCGTGAGGGCAAACCTGATGTGGGGCCCCTCTAA
- a CDS encoding CBS domain-containing protein, with product MLTSVQKEILQTLINLYRNSNGKSIKGEEIAAIMNRNPGTIRNQMQSLRSLGLVKGVPGPRGGYKPTIKAYHQLNISSTGRETAVPIYRGGERIDDLSVAKIEFTSIPDPGECEAAIKLVGSIKKLDLGDRVRIGPTPVNKLIVDGVVVGRDDMDNIILLDTTAIRSIPKRTVEEVATHELVTLTPDISVKDAAVKLSSLGIEGAPIVEDDEVKGIVTLSDITASIAEGTENLPVSEIMSKNIITVKPETMISDAIEIMNKHNIGRLIVTDSEGKLAGIITRTDILDSIAGLD from the coding sequence ATGCTTACCTCTGTTCAGAAGGAAATACTCCAGACACTCATCAACCTCTACAGGAATTCAAACGGCAAATCCATTAAGGGTGAAGAGATAGCAGCCATAATGAACCGCAATCCGGGCACAATAAGAAACCAGATGCAGTCCCTCCGAAGCCTGGGACTCGTGAAGGGTGTTCCCGGACCTCGCGGGGGATACAAGCCAACCATAAAGGCCTACCATCAGCTGAACATATCATCAACCGGAAGGGAAACAGCCGTCCCCATCTACAGGGGCGGTGAGAGAATCGATGACCTTTCGGTTGCAAAGATAGAGTTCACAAGCATCCCTGACCCCGGGGAGTGTGAGGCCGCAATAAAACTGGTTGGCAGCATAAAAAAACTTGATCTGGGCGATAGGGTCCGCATAGGCCCAACACCGGTTAACAAACTCATTGTTGACGGGGTTGTAGTGGGAAGGGATGATATGGACAACATAATCCTCCTGGACACCACCGCCATAAGGAGCATACCCAAGAGGACGGTTGAGGAGGTTGCAACCCATGAACTTGTGACACTCACCCCTGATATCAGTGTGAAGGATGCCGCGGTTAAACTATCATCACTGGGAATCGAGGGGGCCCCGATAGTGGAGGACGATGAGGTGAAGGGCATAGTGACCCTCAGTGACATAACAGCATCCATAGCAGAGGGTACCGAGAACCTGCCTGTTTCAGAGATAATGTCAAAGAATATAATAACGGTTAAACCTGAAACGATGATCTCTGATGCAATAGAAATCATGAACAAACACAATATAGGGAGACTGATCGTTACAGACAGCGAGGGTAAACTGGCAGGTATAATAACCCGTACAGATATCCTTGACAGCATAGCGGGTCTCGATTGA
- a CDS encoding LUD domain-containing protein, with amino-acid sequence MNDDEIRQMRISFSKLDERRLDLLETPELDELRDRVAGIRELAVEKMEELLSEAQRRFRENGVEFHLAEDSDEACGIIHESLDGGPVAKSKSNTLSEIGLPDYLRRKGVEVIETDLGDRILQLAGIKKPAHPVGPALHLGVPEIAEIVRDRLGVDIPDDPYEIMAVVREDILGKIESCTTGVTGANSVAAHDGAAVIVHNEGNVGRLSLMDTHILVFGIDKFVPEIEDAVSVVKLETAYATGTGVPSYINVISGPSKTADIEKMLLRGMYGASRVIAVAVDNGRSSAYPEALLCIGCGSCIVSCPVYSAVGNRFGYRGYLGGRGVVMSSFLADRKTAVESGLYLCTLCGLCTEKCPVGTPTASLMERLRGECNTAGLYHNSHLRVAERIKRRGSPL; translated from the coding sequence TTGAATGATGATGAGATCCGTCAGATGAGGATATCATTCAGCAAACTTGACGAGAGGCGCCTTGATCTCCTGGAGACTCCTGAACTTGATGAACTGAGAGATAGGGTGGCGGGGATACGTGAGCTGGCAGTTGAAAAAATGGAGGAGCTCCTGTCAGAGGCACAGAGACGATTCAGGGAGAACGGTGTTGAATTTCACCTTGCAGAGGATTCAGATGAGGCCTGCGGGATAATTCATGAGTCACTTGATGGGGGTCCTGTTGCAAAGTCCAAATCCAACACCCTCTCTGAGATAGGACTTCCTGATTATCTCCGAAGAAAAGGCGTGGAGGTTATTGAGACAGATCTGGGGGATCGGATACTTCAGCTTGCCGGAATTAAGAAACCAGCACATCCCGTTGGACCTGCACTTCACCTGGGAGTTCCTGAAATAGCTGAAATAGTAAGGGATAGGCTGGGGGTTGATATTCCGGATGATCCATATGAGATAATGGCGGTGGTCCGGGAGGATATTCTAGGTAAAATCGAATCCTGCACCACGGGGGTGACAGGGGCAAATTCCGTGGCAGCACATGATGGAGCGGCTGTGATAGTCCACAATGAGGGTAATGTGGGAAGGCTATCCCTCATGGACACCCACATACTGGTATTCGGCATAGATAAGTTTGTACCTGAAATAGAGGATGCGGTGTCAGTTGTGAAACTCGAAACCGCCTATGCAACGGGTACAGGGGTTCCCTCCTACATCAATGTGATCTCAGGTCCATCAAAGACCGCAGATATAGAGAAGATGCTCCTCAGGGGCATGTACGGGGCATCGAGGGTCATTGCAGTTGCAGTTGATAATGGCAGATCCTCAGCTTACCCTGAGGCTCTCCTCTGCATAGGCTGCGGGAGCTGCATAGTGAGCTGCCCAGTTTACAGTGCCGTCGGTAACAGGTTCGGGTACAGGGGTTACCTGGGGGGTCGGGGCGTTGTTATGAGCTCCTTCCTTGCCGATAGAAAAACTGCAGTTGAGTCAGGACTCTACCTCTGCACCCTCTGTGGCCTCTGCACAGAGAAGTGCCCGGTGGGGACGCCAACAGCTTCACTCATGGAGAGGCTAAGGGGTGAGTGCAATACCGCGGGCCTCTACCACAACTCACATCTGAGGGTGGCTGAGAGGATAAAAAGAAGGGGTTCACCACTCTGA
- a CDS encoding (Fe-S)-binding protein — protein MVIYFRGCLARERLTAIEESTEKILQVAGIEYRVMDDETCCGSVLLRTGFLKEAERQINRTGKMLQGREVIVSCAGCYRTLNEDYRRRGYSIGVKHISQVILDLVNSGNIEFDKTVLRVTYHDPCHLSRHTDEKDATREILKVFTDFREMEHHGRDSRCCGAGGGLRSAHRDISVRVASSRIDEAERTGADILCTSCPFCRLNLESTSMMVMDITELLSEIIREDKG, from the coding sequence ATGGTTATCTACTTCAGGGGATGTCTTGCAAGGGAAAGGCTCACAGCAATAGAGGAGTCCACAGAGAAAATCCTCCAGGTAGCAGGAATTGAGTACAGGGTTATGGATGATGAAACGTGCTGTGGCTCGGTACTACTTAGAACGGGATTTCTGAAGGAAGCTGAAAGGCAGATTAACAGGACAGGGAAAATGCTCCAGGGAAGGGAAGTTATCGTCTCATGCGCTGGATGCTACCGGACACTCAATGAGGACTACAGGAGGAGGGGATACAGCATAGGGGTGAAGCACATCTCACAGGTCATCCTTGACCTTGTAAATTCAGGGAACATCGAATTTGATAAAACCGTGCTGAGGGTGACATACCATGACCCGTGTCACCTGTCAAGGCACACAGACGAGAAGGACGCCACCAGGGAGATTTTAAAGGTGTTTACAGACTTCAGGGAAATGGAACACCATGGAAGGGACTCAAGGTGCTGCGGGGCAGGGGGCGGCTTGAGATCAGCCCACAGGGACATATCAGTTAGGGTTGCATCATCACGCATAGATGAGGCTGAGAGGACAGGGGCAGATATACTCTGCACATCCTGCCCATTCTGCCGCCTGAACCTTGAATCCACCTCCATGATGGTAATGGACATAACAGAGCTTCTATCTGAAATTATCAGGGAGGATAAAGGTTGA
- a CDS encoding DUF2304 domain-containing protein, with product MIYQVLGILTGIAGILISILRFRDSRTSPGGLILWLILWVSVIFFSLRPSFSTEIANILGIGRGLDFLLIIGILGAYYLLFRIYLMVDRLQQEITELVHEIALRRDDE from the coding sequence ATGATATACCAGGTTCTGGGAATTTTAACTGGGATTGCAGGGATACTCATCTCTATTCTGAGGTTCAGGGATTCAAGGACATCCCCTGGCGGCCTCATACTGTGGCTGATACTCTGGGTTTCCGTCATATTCTTCTCACTGAGACCCTCCTTTTCGACTGAAATCGCAAACATCCTTGGAATAGGGAGGGGACTTGATTTTCTCCTCATAATAGGTATACTTGGGGCCTACTACCTTCTCTTCAGGATATACCTCATGGTGGACAGGCTACAGCAGGAGATAACGGAGCTTGTACATGAGATTGCACTCAGACGGGATGATGAGTAG
- the cbiM gene encoding cobalt ECF transporter S component CbiM — protein MHIMEGFLPPEWCLFWYLLSAPVIVYGLIRIIRISDERPEAKPLLAVSGAFMFVLSSLKLPSVTGSCSHPTGNGLGAVLFGPAVTSVMALIVLIFQALLLAHGGITTLGANVFSMGIIGPVCAWGIYRITRSAIPSSAAVFLAAFLGDLMTYVTTSVQLAVAFPKPGFMEALVKFMVIFAYTQVPLAVAEGLLTVVIFENILKLKPDIMEKLQVIGKPAAEG, from the coding sequence TTGCATATCATGGAAGGATTCCTGCCACCCGAGTGGTGTCTCTTCTGGTATCTACTATCGGCACCGGTCATAGTTTATGGTTTAATCAGGATAATAAGGATTTCAGATGAGAGACCCGAGGCAAAACCGCTTCTTGCAGTTAGCGGTGCGTTCATGTTTGTTCTATCATCCCTTAAACTTCCATCTGTAACTGGTAGCTGTTCACACCCCACAGGTAATGGACTCGGGGCCGTGCTCTTCGGCCCTGCAGTCACATCTGTCATGGCACTCATTGTTCTCATATTCCAGGCGCTGCTCCTTGCCCATGGGGGCATAACAACCCTGGGTGCAAACGTGTTCTCCATGGGTATCATTGGCCCGGTCTGTGCCTGGGGAATCTACAGGATCACAAGGTCAGCCATACCATCATCTGCCGCGGTCTTCCTTGCAGCATTTCTGGGCGACCTTATGACCTATGTGACAACATCAGTCCAGCTTGCAGTTGCATTCCCTAAACCAGGGTTCATGGAGGCCCTTGTGAAGTTCATGGTGATATTCGCCTACACCCAGGTTCCACTGGCGGTTGCCGAGGGCCTTCTCACTGTGGTGATATTTGAGAACATCCTCAAGCTCAAGCCTGATATAATGGAGAAACTTCAGGTTATAGGAAAACCTGCTGCGGAGGGTTAA
- a CDS encoding glycosyltransferase family 4 protein — protein MRICIVTEYFPAGEKLDIRGGAEACAFNEALKLSEKHDVTVLTSRTPENPDGYTSGNMDVICCGPMRSYVQAGSIGERLSFMLSAYREGMKLEPDAVIGYNFITHPVAWMIAGKTNAKALARYHDVWIGEWLKNIGFSGILGEILERYTLSRRFDRIIAVSEYTASKILDRYPWQRVSVVHNMVDFRPPLVEKTTSPSIACVSRLVEYKRVGDLIRAASVLADEFPDLKCRIIGTGPLEGELRDLAAELGVDNRVEFLGFVEKHEDVLRVIAESWVFCLPSVVEGFGIVVVEAMGCGTPFVASRIPPVMEASREMGGLFFEPCNWRDLTDKLRTLLSDTELHGRLTMEAADVFRDYGADAIGKKLEEILREVTG, from the coding sequence ATGAGAATATGTATTGTAACAGAGTACTTTCCAGCAGGTGAGAAACTCGACATCCGCGGCGGTGCAGAGGCCTGTGCATTCAACGAGGCCCTTAAATTATCAGAGAAGCATGATGTGACGGTTCTAACCTCAAGGACACCTGAAAATCCCGATGGATACACCAGCGGAAACATGGATGTCATATGCTGCGGTCCCATGAGGTCCTATGTTCAGGCAGGCTCCATAGGGGAGAGGCTCTCATTCATGCTGTCGGCCTACAGGGAGGGCATGAAACTTGAACCTGACGCTGTTATAGGGTACAACTTCATAACACATCCTGTGGCCTGGATGATAGCGGGTAAAACGAATGCAAAGGCCCTGGCACGTTACCATGATGTCTGGATTGGCGAATGGCTCAAAAACATTGGTTTTTCAGGAATACTCGGCGAGATACTTGAAAGATACACCCTATCAAGGAGGTTTGACAGGATAATAGCGGTGTCAGAGTACACCGCCAGCAAGATACTTGATAGGTACCCCTGGCAGAGGGTCTCGGTTGTCCACAACATGGTTGACTTCAGGCCGCCCCTGGTTGAGAAAACCACCAGCCCATCCATTGCATGCGTTTCAAGGCTCGTTGAATACAAGAGAGTGGGGGACCTCATAAGGGCGGCTTCAGTTCTCGCAGACGAATTCCCTGATCTGAAGTGCAGGATAATAGGTACGGGTCCACTGGAGGGGGAGCTCCGGGACCTTGCAGCTGAACTGGGAGTGGATAATAGGGTTGAGTTTCTGGGGTTCGTGGAGAAACATGAGGATGTTCTGCGGGTTATAGCGGAGTCCTGGGTCTTCTGCCTTCCAAGCGTGGTTGAGGGTTTCGGTATAGTTGTTGTGGAGGCAATGGGCTGCGGGACACCCTTTGTGGCTTCACGGATACCCCCTGTAATGGAGGCAAGCAGGGAGATGGGGGGACTCTTCTTTGAACCCTGCAACTGGAGGGACCTGACTGATAAACTCAGAACACTTTTATCTGACACAGAACTCCACGGAAGACTCACAATGGAGGCAGCAGATGTTTTCAGGGATTACGGTGCAGATGCAATCGGGAAAAAACTTGAGGAAATCCTGAGGGAGGTTACAGGGTAA
- a CDS encoding flavodoxin family protein yields MVKVIGICGSPRKNGNTEILLREALEAAASEGAETELVRLAGRDINPCRACDSCKSKGECEIDDDLNEVIELAAEADGIIIGSPVYFGSVTAQTKMFMDRTRPLRSNFRLSDKVGGAITVGGSRNGGQETACGDIHNFFLIHEAVVVGDAAPTAHYGGTGVGGAKGDSAEDATGIETSRNLGRKVASLAMKIHG; encoded by the coding sequence ATGGTTAAGGTTATTGGAATCTGTGGAAGTCCAAGAAAAAATGGTAACACTGAGATCCTGCTCAGGGAGGCCCTTGAGGCCGCTGCAAGTGAAGGAGCTGAAACCGAGCTTGTGAGGCTCGCAGGCAGGGATATAAACCCCTGCAGGGCCTGTGACTCATGTAAGAGTAAAGGGGAATGTGAGATTGACGATGACCTCAATGAGGTGATTGAGCTTGCAGCAGAGGCTGATGGGATAATAATCGGGAGTCCGGTGTACTTTGGCTCTGTAACGGCCCAGACCAAGATGTTCATGGACAGGACAAGGCCCCTCAGGAGCAATTTCAGATTATCAGATAAGGTTGGCGGGGCCATAACCGTTGGAGGGTCAAGGAACGGCGGCCAGGAGACAGCATGCGGCGATATACACAACTTCTTCCTGATACACGAGGCTGTTGTTGTGGGTGATGCGGCACCAACAGCCCACTATGGGGGTACAGGTGTCGGCGGCGCAAAGGGGGACTCTGCAGAGGATGCAACGGGTATCGAGACATCCAGAAACCTTGGAAGAAAGGTAGCGTCCCTTGCAATGAAGATTCATGGTTAA